The following proteins are co-located in the Carassius gibelio isolate Cgi1373 ecotype wild population from Czech Republic chromosome A21, carGib1.2-hapl.c, whole genome shotgun sequence genome:
- the si:ch1073-398f15.1 gene encoding cardiomyopathy-associated protein 5: MQPATKMETMEIMDPESQMTALLDDSLAEEQLNDEEEDLSNSLREVVQDGAVKPKLHCLMMDPSFSMVTVQSEDSGIVWETASSRCSTPWASELNEPGYSCCGSGAAGRILFIMDEELMSRRKRKPKSEKPKMLPQVSHEILAEAERPAMVEVSRPNVTPEEGTEEHKTADQREKNQRLFSLISEGSEILNIIAPPRVFTVDEEESRGLEDNLYYLEETPAVRSPEILDEPELDIYTDSVETEKSVSVIPEPGVQMPFLPIQVSRRGQTAEDYFEKFTLLDHQAPSGAAPAEEAQQETEDRFTEEDDKAVGPEAETRLSGVSSAVSMLDISAEHLDDVFYGGGSEPPSAASVCGKERQFSKSSLKESGSVLFGSEESVLTPIYLPEGPPKIIDPNLLEEPKALAFLYSDLYADAVGTRRKQDDDVESVTSEKSFHSQASDSEDRGYLEKFVLRAETLGEVVPEIRPEEPHDPFRLAGYEIHHKEEEVDTQTEEHEEITDFFRNSASSSPCEPDDFLQLEEEEKIEAVRTPRVTFKDETPKNKTEQQGSDHLALADDTDFSDEFLPVELSEDCPAWEENLQTVVRAAGKPTSTHTNELKPKPKSVSDKSSPAPTQAQNTARPMIPRHKPFLDLSPLLPVQTEDETHTPEKENTSSDASFSTEAAVSNQHCPIPKHPPDVTDSRRESRDDRNPTNLLHEERAEAHLSLADSLA; the protein is encoded by the exons ATGCAACCTGCAACAAAAATGGAAACGATGGAAATAATGGATCCAGAGAGCCAGATGACCGCACTGCTGGACGACTCTCTGGCTGAAGAACAGCTGAACGATGAAGAGGAGGATCTGAGCAACAG CTTGAGAGAGGTGGTCCAGGACGGAGCGGTCAAGCCGAAGCTCCACTGCCTGATGATGGATCCGTCCTTCTCCATGGTCACGGTCCAGAGCGAGGACAGCGGGATCGTTTGGGAAACTGCTTCCAGCCGCTGCTCCACACCTTGGGCTTCCGAGCTCAATGAACCCGGATACAGCTGCTGCGGCTCCGGAGCGGCCGGAAGGATCCTCTTCATTATGGACGAAGAACTGATGAGCAGAAGGAAGAGGAAGCCCAAGTCTGAGAAACCAAAGATGCTCCCTCAGGTCAGTCACGAGATCCTCGCTGAAGCCGAGAGACCGGCCATGGTGGAAGTGTCCCGGCCCAATGTGACTCCAGAAGAAGGGACAGAGGAGCACAAAACAGCTGATCAGAGAGAAAAGAACCAGCGTTTGTTCAGTCTCATCTCTGAAGGATCGGAGATACTAAACATCATCGCTCCACCGAGAGTCTTCACCGTGGATGAAGAGGAGAGCAGAGGTCTGGAAGATAACTTGTATTACCTCGAGGAGACGCCTGCTGTGAGATCCCCAGAGATCCTGGATGAACCTGAGCTGGACATTTACACTGATTCTGTAGAGACGGAGAAGAGCGTTTCAGTGATACCAGAGCCAGGTGTCCAGATGCCGTTTCTGCCCATCCAAGTGTCCCGAAGAGGACAGACAGCTGAAGACTACTTTGAGAAGTTCACGCTCCTTGACCATCAAGCTCCATCCGGAGCAGCACCAGCAGAAGAAGCCCAGCAGGAAACAGAGGACAGGTTCACGGAAGAAGATGATAAAGCAGTTGGTCCTGAAGCGGAAACAAGACTTTCTggagtctcctcggctgtgagtATGCTGGACATTTCTGCCGAACACTTGGACGATGTGTTTTACGGCGGAGGGAGTGAGCCGCCTTCTGCTGCGAGTGTTTGTGGAAAGGAAAGACAGTTTTCCAAATCCTCTCTGAAGGAAAGCGGAAGCGTCTTGTTTGGGAGCGAGGAGTCGGTCCTCACTCCCATATACCTTCCTGAAGGTCCTCCGAAGATCATTGACCCCAACCTGCTGGAGGAGCCCAAAGCCTTGGCGTTTCTCTACTCGGACCTGTACGCAGACGCCGTCGGAACCAGAAGGAAGCAGGACGATGACGTGGAGAGCGTGACCTCGGAGAAATCCTTCCACAGTCAAGCGTCTGACTCCGAGGACAGAGGATATCTGGAGAAGTTTGTGCTCAGGGCGGAGACTCTGGGAGAAGTCGTTCCTGAGATACGTCCTGAAGAACCGCATGATCCTTTCAGACTCGCCGGATACGAGATACACCACAAAGAAGAAGAAGTGGACACTCAGACAGAAGAGCATGAAGAGATCACGGATTTCTTTAGGAACAGTGCGTCTTCATCGCCCTGTGAACCTGACGACTTCCTGCAGctggaggaagaggaaaagatcgAAGCCGTCAGGACGCCTCGGGTCACTTTCAAAGACGAAACGCCAAAGAATAAGACAGAACAACAGGGGAGCGATCATCTAGCGTTGGCTGACGACACAGACTTTTCAGATGAGTTCTTACCAGTTGAATTGAGCGAGGATTGTCCGGCGTGGGAGGAAAACTTGCAGACGGTTGTCAGAGCTGCGGGAAAACCAACTTCAACACACACAAATGAGCTAAAACCAAAACCAAAGTCAGTAAGCGATAAAAGCTCTCCAGCACCAACCCAAGCCCAAAACACAGCCAGACCCATGATTCCACGCCACAAACCCTTCCTGGATCTGAGTCCTCTGCTGCCTGTCCAGACCGAGGACGAGACACACACACCAGAAAAAGAGAACACCAGCTCTGACGCCTCATTCAGCACCGAAGCAGCGGTCAGCAACCAGCACTGTCCGATCCCCAAACACCCTCCTGACGTGACGGACTCCAGAAGAGAGAGCCGTGATGATAGAAATCCCACAAATCTGCTGCACGAGGAGAGAGCTGAAGCTCATTTGAGCCTCGCTGATTCGCTGGCTTGA